A window of the Cystobacter fuscus genome harbors these coding sequences:
- a CDS encoding DNA topoisomerase 3 gives MSMGDGARGVLAVVAEKPSMARDIARALGAREQGEGCFRGNGYVVTWAIGHLVGLAQPHEMRPEWKRWQRELLPMLPGDWPLVVEEKTASQFQVVRRVMNAPEVDSVVCATDAGREGELIFRYIYEAAGCRKPVRRLWVSSLTESAIREGFRTLKPGRDYEPLADAARGRSRADWLVGMNLSRLYTLACGDTFSVGRVQTPTLAMVVERELAIRDFVPQEYLEVLATFDPAGPEAPGRYQGTWFRPALPGKEKEWDAREARRLPADGEEARVVVERVKAGRAVVESITSETKRMAPPLLYDLTELQRHANRLYGYSAQRTLELAQALYEKHKLLSYPRTSSRHLSQEIARTLPQVVDAIRAPWEAQLAPGTGTRALGRRFVDDAKVTDHHALIPTTTPPGDARLSVEERNIYELVCRRLLAAWHEDFVWSVTTVITAVTSPGVDPALPTVDRFHSAGTLVERQGWKVLDVGGGQRAPKPREAAKAKKDGEAEAEEPEDDQDLPPGLVKGLARTVREVKPVSKRTRPPPRLSDASLLTAMETAGRALDDKELADAMRESGLGTPATRAAIIETLLDRGYLVRRGKSFEATEKGIGLIRVVHPDVKSPAMTGQWEAWLRRIEGGSGDLDSFLHGIEAYVIEVVGKVPPSISLPPGALAAPSRPAPAVASESASRAAAPVKKGKRASSPGESPASSPLRQPALALSGTVRPERTVRPRTPPSELRGLLKSVFGFPDFRPYQEAVCRTATEGKDLLLVMPTGAGKSLCYQLPGLARAGTTLVISPLIALMEDQVARLQSLGLAADRIHSGRDRASSRQVCADYLEGRLDFLFIAPERLGVPGFVELLARRTPALVAVDEAHCISQWGHDFRPDYRLLGARLPMLRPAPVIALTATATPDVQRDILQQLGLEGAGSAPARTFIHGFRRTNISIEVRELNPSQRPDAIRELLAEPSHRPAIVYAATRKHAEQYTERLGADFHTGTYHAGMSAPERDAVQTAFLGGRLDVIVATTAFGMGIDKADVRTVVHAALPASLEGYYQELGRAGRDGLPSRAVLLHGFIDRRTHEFFHQRDYPEPAVLERLYRAAREEPEPKEALAARVRLESDVFDKALEQLWIHGGLELSPDESVRQGKPGWKTSYSAQRAHKQAQLEHMARYAESHGCRMKHLVAHFGDVQDSGAACGLCDVCAPQDCATLRFGAPSAAETQALTRILGALHERDAQATGRLHRELFGEALPRRDFERLLGGLVRAGLVRLSEDTFDKDGQSITFQRVALTPEGRRTRAPAAGLVQLPLPPEEAPARGRRDSRAPARKSRGGRRGSRRKSAARPELEYEAAEPSTPAPRGREALSRALERSRSRRAGTASVMDGAPPQLVEALKAWRLTEARRRRVPAFRILTDRVLGAIASARPRDGAALQRIHGVGPTLTERYGETILALVGRMPG, from the coding sequence ATGAGCATGGGTGATGGAGCGCGGGGTGTGCTGGCCGTGGTGGCGGAGAAGCCCTCCATGGCGCGCGACATCGCCCGGGCGTTGGGCGCGCGCGAGCAGGGGGAGGGGTGCTTTCGCGGCAACGGCTACGTGGTGACGTGGGCCATCGGCCACCTGGTGGGACTGGCGCAGCCGCACGAGATGCGGCCCGAGTGGAAGCGCTGGCAGCGCGAGCTGCTGCCCATGCTGCCGGGCGACTGGCCGCTGGTGGTGGAGGAGAAGACGGCGAGCCAGTTCCAGGTGGTGCGCCGGGTGATGAACGCCCCCGAGGTGGACTCCGTGGTGTGCGCGACGGACGCCGGGCGCGAGGGCGAGCTCATCTTCCGCTACATCTACGAGGCCGCCGGGTGCCGCAAGCCGGTGCGGCGCCTGTGGGTGTCCTCGCTGACGGAGAGCGCCATCCGCGAGGGCTTCCGCACGCTCAAGCCGGGGCGGGACTACGAGCCCCTGGCGGACGCGGCCCGGGGCCGCAGCCGGGCGGACTGGCTCGTGGGGATGAACCTGTCGCGCCTGTACACGCTCGCCTGCGGGGACACGTTCTCGGTGGGGCGGGTGCAGACGCCCACGCTGGCCATGGTGGTGGAGCGCGAGCTGGCCATCCGCGACTTCGTCCCCCAGGAGTACCTGGAGGTGCTCGCCACCTTCGACCCGGCGGGCCCCGAGGCGCCGGGCCGCTACCAGGGCACCTGGTTCCGTCCCGCGCTCCCCGGCAAGGAGAAGGAGTGGGACGCGCGCGAGGCCCGGCGTCTGCCCGCGGACGGCGAGGAGGCGCGCGTGGTGGTGGAGCGCGTGAAGGCGGGTCGCGCCGTCGTGGAGTCCATCACCTCCGAGACGAAGCGCATGGCGCCGCCGCTGCTCTACGATCTCACCGAGCTGCAGCGCCACGCCAACCGCCTGTATGGCTACAGCGCCCAGCGCACCCTGGAGCTGGCACAGGCGCTCTACGAGAAGCACAAGCTGCTGAGCTACCCCCGCACCTCCAGCCGGCACCTGTCCCAGGAGATCGCCCGCACCCTGCCGCAGGTGGTGGACGCCATCCGCGCCCCCTGGGAGGCCCAGCTCGCGCCGGGCACCGGCACGCGCGCGCTCGGCCGCCGCTTCGTGGACGACGCGAAGGTGACGGACCACCACGCCCTCATCCCCACGACGACCCCGCCCGGAGACGCTCGGCTGTCCGTGGAGGAGCGCAACATCTACGAGCTCGTCTGCCGGCGGCTGCTCGCGGCGTGGCACGAGGACTTCGTCTGGTCCGTGACGACCGTCATCACCGCCGTCACCTCGCCGGGCGTGGACCCCGCGCTGCCCACGGTGGATCGCTTCCACAGCGCGGGCACCCTCGTGGAGCGTCAGGGCTGGAAGGTGCTGGACGTGGGCGGCGGACAGCGCGCGCCCAAGCCCCGCGAGGCGGCCAAGGCGAAGAAGGACGGCGAGGCCGAGGCGGAGGAGCCGGAGGACGATCAGGACCTTCCGCCTGGGCTCGTGAAGGGGCTCGCGCGCACGGTGCGCGAGGTGAAGCCGGTATCGAAGCGGACGCGGCCTCCCCCCCGGCTCTCGGACGCGAGCCTGCTCACGGCGATGGAGACGGCGGGGCGCGCGCTCGACGACAAGGAGCTGGCGGACGCGATGCGCGAGTCGGGTCTGGGCACCCCCGCCACGCGCGCCGCCATCATCGAGACGCTGCTGGATCGGGGCTACCTCGTGCGGCGCGGCAAGTCGTTCGAGGCGACCGAGAAGGGCATCGGCCTCATCCGCGTGGTGCACCCGGACGTGAAGAGCCCGGCGATGACGGGCCAGTGGGAAGCGTGGTTGCGGCGCATCGAGGGCGGCAGCGGAGACCTCGACTCCTTCCTGCACGGCATCGAGGCCTATGTCATCGAGGTGGTGGGCAAGGTGCCGCCCTCCATTTCCCTGCCGCCCGGGGCCCTCGCTGCTCCGTCCCGCCCCGCCCCGGCCGTGGCCTCCGAATCCGCTTCCCGCGCCGCCGCCCCCGTGAAGAAGGGCAAACGCGCGAGCTCCCCGGGCGAGTCCCCCGCGTCCTCCCCGCTCCGGCAACCCGCGCTCGCCCTGTCAGGGACCGTCCGGCCCGAGCGCACGGTGCGTCCGCGCACGCCTCCCTCCGAGCTGCGGGGTCTGCTCAAGAGCGTGTTCGGCTTCCCGGACTTCCGCCCGTACCAGGAGGCGGTGTGCCGCACGGCCACCGAGGGCAAGGATCTGCTGCTGGTGATGCCCACCGGCGCGGGCAAGTCGCTGTGCTACCAGTTGCCGGGCCTCGCGCGCGCCGGCACGACGCTGGTCATCAGCCCCCTCATCGCGCTCATGGAGGACCAGGTGGCGCGCTTGCAGTCCCTGGGGCTCGCGGCGGATCGCATCCACTCCGGACGCGATCGCGCCTCGTCGCGCCAGGTGTGCGCGGACTACCTCGAGGGCCGGCTGGACTTCCTCTTCATCGCCCCCGAGCGGCTCGGTGTGCCGGGCTTCGTGGAGCTGCTCGCCCGGCGCACCCCCGCGCTCGTGGCCGTCGACGAGGCGCACTGCATCTCCCAGTGGGGACATGACTTCCGTCCCGACTACCGGCTGCTGGGCGCCCGGCTGCCCATGCTGCGCCCCGCTCCCGTCATCGCCCTCACCGCCACGGCCACCCCCGACGTCCAGCGCGACATCCTCCAGCAACTGGGCCTCGAGGGCGCCGGCAGCGCGCCCGCCCGCACCTTCATCCACGGCTTCCGGCGCACCAACATCTCCATCGAGGTGCGCGAACTCAACCCGAGCCAGCGCCCCGACGCCATCCGCGAGCTGCTCGCCGAGCCCTCCCACCGTCCCGCCATCGTCTACGCCGCCACGCGCAAGCACGCCGAGCAGTACACGGAGCGGCTCGGCGCGGACTTCCACACGGGCACCTACCACGCGGGCATGAGCGCCCCGGAGCGCGACGCCGTGCAGACGGCCTTCCTCGGTGGTCGCCTGGACGTCATCGTGGCGACGACCGCCTTCGGCATGGGCATCGACAAGGCGGACGTGCGCACCGTGGTGCATGCCGCGCTGCCCGCCAGCCTCGAGGGCTACTACCAGGAACTGGGCCGCGCGGGCCGCGATGGTCTGCCCTCGCGCGCGGTGCTGCTGCACGGCTTCATCGACCGGCGCACCCACGAGTTCTTCCACCAGCGCGACTACCCCGAGCCCGCCGTGCTCGAGCGGCTCTACCGCGCCGCGCGCGAGGAGCCCGAGCCCAAGGAGGCACTCGCGGCCCGGGTGCGCCTGGAGTCGGATGTCTTCGACAAGGCACTCGAGCAGTTGTGGATTCATGGCGGACTGGAGCTGTCCCCGGACGAGTCCGTGCGCCAGGGCAAGCCCGGCTGGAAGACGTCGTACTCGGCGCAGCGCGCGCACAAGCAGGCACAGCTCGAGCACATGGCCCGCTACGCCGAGTCCCATGGGTGCCGGATGAAACACCTCGTGGCGCACTTCGGCGACGTGCAGGACTCGGGCGCCGCCTGCGGCCTGTGCGACGTGTGCGCTCCCCAGGACTGCGCCACCCTGCGCTTCGGCGCGCCCTCCGCCGCCGAGACCCAGGCGCTCACCCGCATCCTCGGCGCGCTCCACGAGCGCGATGCCCAGGCCACCGGCCGGCTCCACCGGGAGCTGTTCGGCGAGGCGCTCCCCCGCCGCGACTTCGAGCGCCTGCTGGGGGGGCTCGTGCGCGCCGGACTCGTGCGCCTGTCCGAGGACACCTTCGACAAGGACGGCCAGAGCATCACCTTCCAGCGCGTGGCGCTCACCCCCGAGGGCCGCCGCACCCGCGCTCCCGCCGCGGGCCTCGTGCAACTGCCGCTGCCCCCCGAGGAGGCCCCCGCTCGTGGACGCCGGGACTCCCGCGCCCCCGCCCGCAAGTCCCGGGGCGGCCGCCGGGGCTCGCGCCGCAAGAGCGCGGCCCGGCCCGAGCTCGAATACGAGGCGGCCGAGCCGTCCACCCCGGCCCCTCGTGGCCGTGAGGCCCTGTCGCGGGCCCTGGAGCGCTCGCGCTCGCGGCGCGCGGGGACGGCCTCGGTCATGGACGGGGCCCCGCCCCAGCTCGTGGAGGCGCTCAAGGCCTGGCGTCTCACCGAGGCGCGCAGGCGCCGCGTGCCCGCCTTCCGCATCCTCACCGACCGGGTGCTCGGGGCCATCGCCAGCGCCCGTCCCCGGGATGGTGCCGCCCTGCAGCGCATCCATGGTGTCGGTCCCACTCTCACCGAGCGCTATGGCGAGACCATCCTCGCGCTCGTGGGGCGCATGCCCGGCTGA
- a CDS encoding DUF2378 family protein, whose protein sequence is MSPQKLVFAAAVEALFVRELGATLSGVGRRLLRNVGLDLEQPLEVAYPLAQWKVFLHIAAQLLYPHLPSAEAHWWMGIHFVEGYFQTSMGRVLAELAPVLGPRRMLERIGADLSSGNNFSEVRLVEHSPRYVELWMNDVLDDYSSFAAGLILRAQQLAGARNVFVDVWSFDGTAGTFLIRWRDATPRALFG, encoded by the coding sequence ATGTCGCCGCAGAAGCTGGTGTTCGCCGCCGCCGTCGAGGCGCTGTTCGTGCGCGAGTTGGGCGCCACCCTGTCGGGAGTGGGCCGCAGGTTGCTGCGCAACGTGGGGCTGGACCTGGAGCAGCCCCTCGAGGTCGCCTATCCCCTGGCGCAGTGGAAGGTCTTCCTGCACATCGCCGCCCAGCTGCTCTACCCGCACCTGCCCTCCGCCGAGGCGCACTGGTGGATGGGCATCCACTTCGTGGAAGGCTACTTCCAGACATCCATGGGGCGCGTGTTGGCGGAGCTCGCGCCGGTGCTCGGCCCCCGCCGGATGCTCGAGCGCATCGGGGCGGACCTGAGCAGCGGCAACAACTTCAGCGAGGTGCGCCTGGTGGAGCACTCCCCCCGCTACGTCGAGCTGTGGATGAACGACGTCCTCGACGACTACTCCTCCTTCGCCGCCGGCCTCATTCTCCGTGCCCAGCAGTTGGCCGGCGCGCGCAACGTGTTCGTGGATGTGTGGTCCTTCGATGGCACCGCCGGCACCTTCCTCATCCGCTGGCGCGACGCCACTCCCCGCGCCCTGTTCGGATGA
- a CDS encoding M57 family metalloprotease yields MRKISMALLAGAALVGCGGPETVEESARIPSFEEFQASAIKDEGNVWIVNGDEAVEDLRAYYDAVVARGDVGESTGGLAVYNTGSDIKWSATAAKNITYCISQSSFGSRYSTVVSAMNSAVAAWEATANVNFVHNSSLDSNCTASQTGVVFDVRMVSGQSYTARAFFPNSSRSARNVLVDSSAFGNLGVWTLTGVLRHELGHTLGFRHEHTRLSSTGCYEDASWRALTAYDASSVMHYPQCKGTQKGDLVLTASDKTGARALYP; encoded by the coding sequence ATGCGCAAGATTTCCATGGCGTTGCTGGCTGGTGCGGCTCTCGTTGGTTGCGGCGGTCCCGAGACGGTCGAGGAGAGCGCTCGCATTCCGTCGTTCGAAGAGTTTCAGGCCTCGGCCATCAAGGACGAGGGCAATGTGTGGATCGTCAATGGCGACGAGGCGGTAGAGGACCTGCGCGCGTACTATGACGCCGTCGTGGCGCGCGGTGACGTGGGCGAGAGCACCGGTGGCCTGGCCGTGTACAACACCGGCAGCGACATCAAGTGGAGCGCCACCGCGGCCAAGAACATCACCTACTGTATCAGCCAGTCCTCGTTCGGCTCGCGCTACAGCACCGTGGTGAGCGCGATGAACAGCGCGGTGGCCGCCTGGGAGGCCACGGCCAACGTCAACTTCGTGCACAACAGCAGCCTCGACTCCAACTGCACCGCGTCGCAGACGGGCGTGGTGTTCGACGTGCGCATGGTGAGCGGCCAGTCCTACACGGCGCGCGCCTTCTTCCCCAACTCCAGCCGCTCGGCCCGCAACGTCCTCGTCGACAGCAGCGCCTTCGGCAACCTGGGCGTCTGGACGCTCACCGGCGTGCTGCGCCACGAGCTGGGCCACACGCTCGGCTTCCGCCACGAGCACACCCGCCTCTCCAGCACCGGCTGCTACGAGGACGCCAGCTGGCGCGCCCTGACGGCCTACGATGCCTCCTCCGTCATGCACTACCCCCAGTGCAAGGGCACCCAGAAGGGTGACCTCGTGCTGACGGCCTCGGACAAGACCGGCGCCCGCGCGCTCTACCCGTAA
- a CDS encoding C40 family peptidase produces MTPVSSTRSQNYQIKWGDTLSGIAKKNGTTVDALMKANPQIKDANKIYAGKALNIPGRVDSFEPAKGGGKTGGTGSTGSAQGTGGTGPATRGPGGSPFDIAKSHLQKNAGSLKLEKNGVGADMDDWVPNNVNCANFVSACLEQAGQIKNGQHHNSVVGLQANLDKDPNFKRVSLAQAKPGDVVSMKTPGGHHVVMYAGMKDGKPQFIGSNNVNSDGSQRITMSSMNYPIMSIHQYQG; encoded by the coding sequence ATGACCCCCGTCTCCTCCACCCGGTCGCAGAACTACCAAATCAAGTGGGGCGACACCCTGTCGGGCATTGCCAAGAAGAACGGCACGACGGTGGACGCGCTCATGAAGGCCAACCCGCAGATCAAGGACGCGAACAAGATCTACGCGGGCAAGGCCCTGAACATCCCGGGCCGGGTGGACAGCTTCGAGCCGGCCAAGGGCGGCGGCAAGACGGGCGGCACGGGCTCCACGGGCTCCGCGCAGGGCACGGGCGGCACGGGCCCGGCGACGCGCGGTCCGGGCGGCAGCCCCTTCGACATCGCGAAGTCGCACCTGCAGAAGAACGCCGGCAGCCTCAAGCTGGAGAAGAACGGCGTGGGCGCGGACATGGATGACTGGGTGCCCAACAACGTCAACTGCGCCAACTTCGTCTCCGCGTGCCTGGAGCAGGCGGGGCAGATCAAGAACGGCCAGCACCACAACTCGGTGGTGGGTCTGCAGGCCAACCTGGACAAGGATCCGAACTTCAAGCGCGTGTCGCTCGCCCAGGCCAAGCCGGGTGACGTGGTGAGCATGAAGACCCCGGGCGGCCACCACGTGGTGATGTACGCCGGCATGAAGGACGGCAAGCCCCAGTTCATCGGCTCCAACAACGTGAACAGCGATGGCTCGCAGCGCATCACCATGTCGTCGATGAACTACCCCATCATGTCCATCCACCAGTACCAGGGCTGA
- a CDS encoding AAA family ATPase: MSLRPERRQVLPFEPSESVRDHVAALEVLSPRDIDRRLSELGYRGQQEARRAASVLAYRHLQRLRRIHLEGIPPEPGMRENCLFLGPTGSGKTFLVELLFREILGVPTVIVDATQFSETGYVGDDVTTMLSRLYEAAGGNVEWAACGAICMDEFDKLATSRSDARFAGQQTTKDVSGFGVQRSLLNLLSAPRADFPPDFGFTSRTPPVPLELSALTFIACGAFSGLKGTAEELGGQKERLGFGREARKREAAIAEKVTEDQVEQTAAFARYGFIPELIGRFSRIVSFAPLDETTLGSILEDNVLRGYQREFSHEGLELVVEPAVREWVVARALKRETGARGLRAALVPQLERAAYEHFGEPEVSTVRLVLEGDQVAVVTD, encoded by the coding sequence ATGAGCCTCCGCCCCGAACGACGTCAAGTCCTCCCCTTCGAGCCCAGTGAATCCGTTCGCGATCATGTCGCCGCCCTGGAGGTGCTCTCGCCCCGGGACATAGACCGGCGCCTGTCCGAGCTGGGCTACCGGGGACAACAGGAGGCACGGCGCGCGGCGTCGGTGCTGGCCTACCGGCACCTGCAGCGGCTGCGGCGCATCCACCTGGAGGGCATTCCCCCCGAGCCGGGGATGCGCGAGAACTGTCTGTTCCTCGGGCCCACGGGCAGCGGAAAGACGTTCCTCGTGGAGCTGCTGTTCCGGGAGATATTGGGCGTGCCCACCGTCATCGTGGACGCCACGCAGTTCTCCGAGACGGGCTACGTGGGGGACGACGTGACCACGATGCTCTCGCGGCTGTACGAGGCGGCGGGCGGAAACGTGGAGTGGGCGGCCTGTGGCGCCATCTGCATGGACGAGTTCGACAAGCTCGCCACCAGTCGCTCCGACGCGCGTTTCGCCGGGCAGCAGACCACCAAGGACGTGAGCGGGTTTGGCGTGCAGCGCAGCCTGCTCAACCTGCTCAGCGCGCCCCGGGCGGACTTCCCTCCGGACTTCGGCTTCACCAGCCGCACGCCGCCCGTGCCGCTGGAGCTCTCGGCGCTCACCTTCATCGCGTGCGGGGCCTTCAGCGGGCTCAAGGGCACGGCGGAGGAGCTGGGCGGCCAGAAGGAGCGGCTGGGCTTCGGACGCGAGGCGCGCAAGCGCGAGGCGGCCATCGCGGAGAAGGTGACCGAGGATCAGGTAGAGCAGACGGCGGCCTTCGCGCGCTACGGCTTCATCCCGGAGCTCATCGGCCGCTTCAGCCGCATCGTCTCCTTCGCGCCCCTGGACGAGACCACGCTGGGCAGCATCCTGGAGGACAACGTGCTGCGCGGCTACCAGCGCGAGTTCTCCCACGAGGGGCTGGAGCTGGTGGTGGAGCCCGCGGTGCGCGAGTGGGTGGTGGCCCGGGCGCTCAAGCGCGAGACGGGGGCGCGCGGCCTGCGCGCCGCCCTGGTGCCCCAGCTCGAGCGCGCCGCCTACGAGCACTTCGGTGAGCCCGAGGTGTCCACCGTGCGGCTGGTGCTCGAGGGTGACCAGGTGGCCGTCGTCACGGACTGA
- the treZ gene encoding malto-oligosyltrehalose trehalohydrolase, with translation MDRTMKARAAVPRLGAWVEPGTGVRWRVWAPGHQKLEVVLFGPQGQPGDTLPMTRESGDFFTATLAGKGAGVRYKLRVDGEGPFPDPWSRSQPEGVHGPSEVVVPDFAWKDGDWKGVDPRSQVIYEIHVGTATPEGTFDALIPRLRAFKELGVTTLELLPLASTPGTRNWGYDGVSLFAPSAVYGGPEGLRRLIDAAHAHGLGVLIDAVYNHFGPDGNYLRCFSPHYFTDHHHTPWGEAINYDGEGSDVVRELVLSNVEMWIGDYHADGLRLDAAHAIIDDSSPHLLEEIPQRARAAARGRSAVVIAEDDRNDTRLARPVEKKGLGLDGIWADDLHHQLRRAFAGDSEGYYADYTGSVEDIARTLRQGWFYEGQTSQVHKKARGTPASELEPWHFVHCIQNHDQIGNRAQGERLGADVSPAAFRAMSTLLLLSPYTPLLFQGQEWNASTPFLYFTDHNAELGRLVTEGRRKEFAGFSKFSGNEVPDPQALETFTRSKLDWNEASRPAHAGVLALYRELLRLRAREPILKANRRGSFDARPLGQNALVLERRGPGGTFQVFVNVKGGLEHRVPAGARLELWSEESRFGGASTHSPLSGGVLRLDGPSAAVVRLEG, from the coding sequence ATGGATAGAACGATGAAGGCGCGGGCAGCGGTGCCGCGTCTGGGCGCGTGGGTGGAGCCGGGGACGGGCGTGCGGTGGCGGGTCTGGGCTCCCGGACATCAGAAGCTCGAGGTGGTGTTGTTCGGGCCCCAGGGGCAGCCAGGCGACACGCTGCCGATGACTCGTGAAAGCGGTGACTTCTTCACCGCCACGCTCGCCGGGAAGGGAGCCGGCGTGCGCTACAAGCTCCGGGTGGATGGTGAGGGCCCCTTCCCGGACCCCTGGAGCCGCTCGCAGCCCGAGGGCGTGCATGGTCCCTCCGAGGTGGTGGTGCCCGACTTCGCCTGGAAGGACGGCGATTGGAAGGGAGTGGACCCCCGGTCCCAGGTCATCTACGAAATCCACGTGGGCACGGCCACGCCCGAGGGGACCTTCGACGCGCTCATCCCCCGGCTGCGCGCGTTCAAGGAGCTGGGGGTGACGACGCTGGAGCTCCTGCCGCTCGCGAGCACTCCCGGCACGCGCAACTGGGGCTATGACGGCGTGTCGCTCTTCGCGCCCTCGGCCGTGTATGGCGGCCCCGAGGGACTGCGGCGCCTCATCGACGCGGCGCACGCGCACGGGCTCGGGGTGCTCATCGACGCCGTCTACAACCACTTCGGTCCGGACGGGAACTACCTGCGCTGCTTCTCGCCCCACTACTTCACCGACCACCACCACACGCCCTGGGGCGAGGCCATCAACTACGACGGCGAGGGCTCCGACGTGGTGCGCGAGCTGGTGCTCTCCAACGTGGAGATGTGGATCGGCGACTACCACGCGGACGGCCTGCGCCTGGACGCGGCGCACGCCATCATCGACGACAGCTCGCCCCACCTGCTGGAGGAGATTCCCCAGCGGGCGCGGGCCGCGGCGCGGGGCCGGAGCGCGGTCGTCATCGCCGAGGACGATCGCAACGACACGCGCCTGGCGCGGCCCGTGGAGAAGAAGGGCCTGGGGCTGGATGGCATCTGGGCGGATGATCTCCACCACCAGCTGCGCCGGGCCTTCGCCGGTGACAGCGAGGGCTACTACGCGGACTACACGGGCAGCGTGGAGGACATCGCGCGCACGCTGCGCCAGGGCTGGTTCTACGAGGGGCAGACGTCCCAGGTGCACAAGAAGGCCCGGGGCACCCCCGCGAGCGAGCTGGAGCCGTGGCACTTCGTGCACTGCATCCAGAATCACGATCAGATCGGCAACCGGGCGCAGGGCGAACGGCTGGGAGCGGATGTCTCCCCGGCGGCCTTCCGCGCCATGAGCACGCTGTTGTTGCTCTCGCCCTACACGCCCCTGCTCTTCCAGGGGCAGGAGTGGAACGCGAGCACGCCCTTTCTCTACTTCACCGATCACAACGCCGAGCTGGGCAGGCTCGTGACCGAGGGGCGGCGCAAGGAGTTCGCCGGCTTCTCGAAGTTCTCGGGCAACGAGGTGCCGGATCCCCAGGCGCTGGAGACCTTCACCCGCTCGAAGCTCGACTGGAACGAGGCGAGCAGGCCCGCGCATGCCGGGGTGCTCGCGCTCTACCGGGAGCTGCTGCGGCTGCGTGCCCGGGAGCCGATCCTCAAGGCCAACCGCCGGGGCTCCTTCGACGCGAGACCCCTGGGGCAGAACGCGCTGGTATTGGAGCGACGGGGACCGGGAGGCACGTTCCAGGTCTTCGTCAATGTGAAGGGCGGCCTGGAGCACCGCGTGCCCGCCGGCGCGCGTCTGGAGTTGTGGAGCGAGGAGTCCCGGTTTGGCGGCGCCTCCACGCATTCTCCGTTGAGCGGGGGAGTGCTCCGGCTCGACGGGCCCTCGGCCGCGGTGGTGCGTCTGGAGGGGTGA
- a CDS encoding ATPase domain-containing protein, which translates to MDTSNYQQIFSSGVPSFDLLLGGGIPRRQSVIITGNPGCGKTILCGQVAFRTAARGIPVVLATVTSEPHDKLVQALSGFSFFDRGLLGDKLFLVSAYASLKKGAKEARDILLHTVRERGARLLFIDGLRSIRDLWQDEAKLREFLYELGIGLAAMDCIGLFTTEYALEKLLALPEATTVDGIVALDVLRQGGRRLRRMEVVKLRGRDHLTGEHFMQLGRDGVQVIPRLEAQVPSDLEVAPPSTRSSFGLPEFDALLHGGLPAYSTTLLAGSMGIGKTLLATHFAAQGARQGEKTLFVSFFEPPVLSVARARRIGLEVAEDVSRGALNMLHLPPSELEADAIAHRLLEEVARLGVQRLVVDGLSELERSICDPERRHTFMAALSVHLRRAGVTSLFTKEVSKVAGTELDFNDSPIAMLGENLVLLRYVELRGRIHRVLSILKMRDSRYDGDLREFEIRDEGIRVLAPMRSAEGLLTGQARAVGTSIGGVST; encoded by the coding sequence ATGGATACATCCAATTACCAGCAGATCTTCTCTTCTGGCGTTCCGAGCTTCGATCTGCTGCTGGGCGGCGGCATCCCTCGGCGCCAGTCGGTCATCATCACGGGGAACCCCGGTTGCGGGAAGACGATCCTGTGCGGTCAGGTGGCCTTCCGCACCGCCGCGCGCGGTATCCCCGTGGTGCTGGCCACCGTCACCTCCGAGCCTCACGACAAGCTGGTCCAGGCCCTCTCCGGCTTTTCCTTCTTCGATCGCGGGCTGCTGGGCGACAAGCTCTTCCTCGTGAGCGCCTATGCCTCGCTCAAGAAGGGCGCCAAGGAGGCACGCGACATCCTGCTGCACACCGTGCGCGAGCGCGGCGCCAGGCTGCTCTTCATCGACGGACTGCGCTCCATCCGCGACCTGTGGCAGGACGAGGCGAAGCTGCGCGAGTTCCTCTACGAGCTGGGCATCGGGCTGGCCGCGATGGACTGCATCGGGCTGTTCACCACCGAGTACGCCCTGGAGAAGTTGCTGGCGCTGCCGGAGGCCACGACGGTGGATGGCATCGTGGCGTTGGATGTCCTGCGCCAGGGGGGGCGCCGCCTGCGCCGGATGGAGGTGGTCAAGCTGCGCGGCCGGGACCACCTGACCGGTGAGCACTTCATGCAACTGGGGCGCGATGGCGTGCAAGTCATCCCCCGTCTGGAGGCCCAGGTGCCCTCCGATCTCGAGGTCGCCCCGCCATCCACCCGGTCCAGCTTTGGCCTGCCCGAGTTCGATGCCCTGCTGCATGGGGGCCTGCCCGCGTACAGCACGACGCTGCTCGCGGGCAGCATGGGCATTGGCAAGACCCTGCTCGCCACGCACTTCGCCGCGCAAGGGGCCCGGCAGGGAGAGAAGACGCTCTTCGTGTCCTTCTTCGAGCCCCCGGTGTTGTCGGTCGCCCGGGCGCGGCGCATCGGTCTCGAGGTGGCGGAGGACGTGTCACGCGGGGCGCTGAACATGCTCCACCTGCCTCCGTCCGAGCTGGAAGCCGATGCCATCGCCCATCGCCTCCTGGAGGAGGTGGCGCGGTTGGGCGTGCAGCGGCTCGTGGTGGACGGTCTGTCCGAGCTGGAGCGGTCCATCTGCGACCCCGAGCGCCGGCACACCTTCATGGCCGCGCTCAGCGTGCATCTGCGCCGCGCGGGCGTGACGTCCCTGTTCACCAAGGAAGTGTCGAAGGTGGCCGGCACCGAGCTGGACTTCAATGACTCGCCCATCGCGATGCTCGGCGAGAACCTGGTGCTGTTGCGCTACGTGGAGTTGCGCGGGCGCATCCATCGCGTCCTGTCCATCCTCAAGATGCGCGACAGCCGGTACGACGGGGACCTGCGCGAGTTCGAGATCAGGGACGAGGGCATCCGGGTGCTGGCGCCCATGCGCTCGGCGGAGGGGTTGCTGACGGGACAGGCCCGTGCCGTGGGCACGAGCATTGGAGGGGTATCGACATGA